The genomic region AAAAATagggaaaaaaaaatgaaagtcaTGTGTAGGAGAATAGAAATCAGCGTTGAAAATTGTAAAATCACGTTACTACAAGTTTGCCACCATTTAATCCTCCCATCTGAAAACCAAAAATACCAAAGCAAGTTTAAATTGTTAAAACGAAATCTGCCAAACACGccctcttttttcttttccattttcttttcttttctttgtttttttttttttaggtttcTATAAATGCTTAATTACCAAACATGCCTGTATTATGATTAACTTTTACGGTACCGGTAACATGTGAAACTTACCGCGTTTAACAGCAAAACACATACATTACATGGACTTGCAAAATCGTCAACAAAATTCTCCTACACTTGCACCAGGAGGAACCACCTCAGATTCCTCAATCTTTCACGCTTTCAATTCAATGGAACAATAGTTGATTCATTATATTTTGGAAAAAATCATGTTTCTATCTTAGAAATTGGTGACAACTATAGATCCACCTGGGGAATCTCCATTGTGCAATTTTCTTCAGCACCTCTGTTTAAGCTCCATAAGGTAAAGATTATGCCATTttctaaatatattttatttatttatttttctttttgcataTAGATAAAATAATGGGATGAACATGAAGGACCCAAATTAAAGGAGCCAAAACATCATGTATCAATCATACAATTAAATCACGTGCTTGAAAATTTTGTCCGCTTTTTATTTTCCTCGAAGATATCATGTCAAGAATGCGTGACACAAATACAAAGATGGATCTCACCTTTTCACTTTTCATCTTTTAGGCAAATTCGATATAAATATTTTAGGTACCAGATAATTCTCCTAAGTATTATGGCTTATGACATTTTGTTTGCTATTTTCATATATTGTTTTGTATGCACACTTCTTCTAAAATTTTCTGTGTATGCCATTATTTTACGTCATAAACAGGGTTCGAAAGATGTTTGATCACAAGTTTGAGAATGAACCGTCTTACTATAGTGATTATTCATATGCGGAGAGTATGTCTGGAGTAGAAGATTCTTATTCTGATTATCCGCCACCATACAATGGAAGATTATTAGAATGCAGGAAGAAATTGAAGAAAGTGAGGTCCACCAATAATCATAGGTCGTTACACACAGAATCATTCCCTAGAAGAGGAAAATCTCAACCTGTTAGCGCAAAAACTTCAGGAATATCAACCCCAATTGAAGATTCAGATGCAAACGAAGGTTTTGAGGCaagtttgcttttttttttttttaatccaatTAATTTTGGAACACGGGATAACCAAATTGATTCTTATAGAAACTAAAtgtattttttctattatttctttTATCCTGTATGTTTTTATTATTCAACTATATTGCAAGATATATACAAAAAATCAACTACCAACTATTTATATAGAAATATATTAGTGGAATATATAGTCAAATCGTATAAACaacataataatattataaaaagaaataattaaattttattcaaatttatcATCAACTTCATTAANNNCACTAAAGTTTGACATACATATTAGTGTAAAAATGTTTAATTACTCTAACATAGAATGTTCGATTATTTTAATGGTTTGtcaatttattgaaaaaagaCATAAACTAATATATATGTATAAACTAATTTATTGATTATCATTTGTATTATATTATATGGTTTGATAGTTTTATAACATGttaaaaggatcatatgttgcaTTGTTTGAGCAGAGTTCATCACCGACACTAATCGTAAGGCAGACAGCGCTAAAATTATCATCCTTGAAACTAAAGAGAAGCTTAACCAGAAGCGTATCTCCGGACACAGAATTATTGAGGAGAAAGTTTGATGCAAATTCAAAGTTGCATCAAGCCACATGTTCTTCAGCTCTCAAGCTAGCGCATTTCTGCGATGGCCATGACTTTCCACATGATCAAGGAACTAAATCTAACAAAGAGTTTTCAAGTATGAAGATGTGTTCATATGCTTACTGCTCTGCTCATGTCTGGTACCACGACGGGGATTCGCCTTTGTGCTCCCCGAGGAGTAGGCGTCCGTTGAAGAACCCAAACAACACCAAAACCAAATCGGAGAATCAACGACCTGCTTCCAGGAAAGCATCTCAGAGAGTCCGAATTGCACACAATGAGGATTCCGTGAACGATACAACAACCGATTATTGCGAAACGGAAACAGATTTAGACGTCGATGATGAACACAACAAGTACATACTTCAGCAGTCAGTGCGAAAAGCATTTGATGAGATGCTTGTGCCGCAAGAAACTGAAGCACAGGTTGTCTCTCAAGATAATAATCACTTAAATTCTGAAGGGATTGCAACCTCGAATAAAGTCGTCGAAGATAAGAGTGGAGAAAATAATATTAACTCATCAATATCCAATGAAGAAACTGCTAAAGAAAAAGAAACTTGTGTGGAGTTAGGTAATTCTATTTCCACAACAAAGGAAGAGAGAAAATCACAAAAAGGATGGAGCAATTTGAAAAAGTTAATCCTCTTTAAGAGGTTTGTGAAGGCATTAGAAGAGGCAAGAGAATTCAACCGACGCAGATACAGAGATACACCTTTGGCCTGTGATGGAGGCGTAAAAGCCGAAAGAGTCGATCTAGAAAGACATATAACAGAAGAGGAAAAGAATGCTGAGGAATGGATGCTTGATTATGCACTTCAGAAGGTAATTGCTCAACCTCCTTCTACTCCTGCTAAACGAAAGAAAAGAGTAGCACTTCTTGTAGAAGCTTTTGAAACGGTTGTGCCCTTGGGACGACAAGAAGTTGTGCATCGCCGGCGTTCGTCGCTTTCGAATCGAGCAAGATCAGCTAAATAGGTCGAGTAATTGTTCCTTCCTATGATGCTCACACAAATATATTTTTCATTGGCCAAATTTTATGATGAGGACTGGAACAAACTCTCAAAAATAACGGTGATGAGAAGATAAGTTCCATTGCGGTTAATGAAGAAAGTATTTCAAGTGTGAAAGTTTATGCCAAGATTAAACAGTTATTCTTTTGTCAAAAGACGAGAGTTTTTTTACGACATGATTATTGCACATCACTTCACAGGATGAAATTTAATAACGAGATTAGATTAAGTTGCAACTTGAAAACCCTGTGAGATATTTTCTGGTGTTTCACCGCCACAGATTACTAAATATTTATTTTGTGTAATTAGAGAGAAGAAAATTTTAGTAAAATTCTTTCTAAGTGTATTTTTGTTGTATGAATATaagttttttatatataaaaaagtcGCAGAAAATaacatttttctctttttgttagATATTTAAATTACCAATCTTGCTAGGAAATCAACACTAAAATCAACAAAATATTGAATAAAATGTTTAAATGACTTTTGGATATTCTCGTTAATATAGTTATAGATATTTTAAATTAGctagatattttaaataaaaacaacaaaGCTCAGACGGTCAGATAGAGAGAGTACGTCTCAGTactaaaaaaaatgagaagagaGTTTGATGGTGAAATATGGTGGGAAAGACGACCATGCCGTCGAAAGGAATAAGAGGGAGAGTGTAAGACAGTGTGTATCCGATGTGAAGGAGGGTTCTTCTCTTAAAGTCACCCAAGGTTTCTTTCAGAAATAAGATCATTGGTGGAGAGACGTTTAAAGCCTTTGCATTAGTAGGGTCTTTATTTTGGGATGGTATCACGACAGTAACAGGTAAGTAGGGTGATTCTCGTCCACCGAGTGTTAGTTTTGCGAAAGAAGCCAAGAGCTACTTGGCTAAACCATATAAGGAACCCATCGTGATCAACACCAAATGATCATTTGGGCCAAGAGGAAACAAATATAGCAACCAATGGTGTTTACCACTGACATTCTCCGTAAGTTTATTAGCAGTTCAAAATTCAGTCTTCAATGTTAATATATCTTCCTAGATATACTAGAAATATAATAAGATTCCTCACTTAATTCAATATTCAATGTAACAAATTATTTTATGCCCGTAACAAATTATTTTATACCCGAAACAGAACTGTTCTAGCACAATAAAATACATCAAGCATAAAATGCTTTTGGTCAACATTCAATTAATTAGCATAGTAATCTTTTATggctgtttttgttaaaaattaactTTTGAACGTTGTTATATATTTTTGTGCCAATTTACCTTAATGGTCATTGGTTTCTCATGGTGATTGATTTACTTCATGAGACCGTGAGATATCTGGACTCGTTCAAACATTGCACATTGATGACAGAGCGTAAGAATGTATTTGATGATGTGTTAAATAATTACCTTGAGAAATTTTTATCCGATAATAACTTCCAAGAAACACCTTCATTTAACATCTTGATCATGTGTTAAAATGTTATGAATTGTATTTTGGAGAGAAGCTTCATCCACATCATCCATGACTTTACTACAACAATTACAATCCAAATATGGAGGGGATGACATGTCACGTATAAGTACTTAAATTTTAGGATGACGTTAGTATtagcaaattttttatttttgatacacaaaaaattattatgtataattttttgtgtatactttgattaaataattaatattcacATTATTTTTATAGTGATTGGACCTTTTATTTCGGTCATTAAAGAGATGAAACTTTTTGATAAAGAGCTGGCTATTGCTGCTTACAATTTGGAAACAATTTGAATCCAGAGTAAGTAATATTAGtttattaatcattttaattgctaatttgtCACGTAATTATTTTTTAACCTTTTCTAATACCATATTATAATactctaattttataattttagagATGTACTTGTTCTAAACGATCATTGTCATGGCACATTGGCACATGCAAGACTTTTCTGGCTATTAAGCCTGACAAGCCAATAACTGGTGATGTAAAAAATTTTTCTGCGGTActtatttattttgcttttaaaattataaaatttgaattAGCGCAACATAACCATGATTGTCTGTACTTCATAGTTCCTTGTCTCTGTTTGTTCGATGCTCACCAAAGGGCCATTTGGGCCAAGAGGAAACAAATATGGCAACCAACGGTATTTACCACCGACATTCTCCATAAGTTTATTAGAAATTCAAAATCCAGTCTTCAATATCAACATATCTTCTTAGATATAGTAGAAATATAATAAGATTCCTCACTTATTTCAATATTCAATGTAGCAAAATATTTTATGCCCGAAATAGAACTGTTCCAGCACAATAAAATACATCAAGGATAACTTCATGCAAGACCTCGAGGGATTACACAGGGTTCGTTAATTTTGGTCAACATTCAATTAATTAGTTTAGTAATATTTCATggctatttttgttaaaatttatctTCAGAACGTTGTTGTAGATTTTTGTGCCAATTTACTATAATGACTATTGGTTTCTCATAGTGATTGATTTGCTTCATGAGATCGTGAGATATCTGGACTCGTTCAAAAATTGCACACTGATGACAGAGCATAAGAGTGTATTTGATGATGTGTTAAATTACCTTGAGAAGTTTTTATCCGACAATAACTTCCAAGAAACACCTTCATTTAACACCTTGATGATGTGTTAAAATGATATAAATTGCATCTTGGAGAGAAGATTCCTCCACATCATCCATGGCTTTACTACAATAATTACAATCCAAACATGGACGAGAATGACATGTCACGTGTAAGTGCTTAAATTTTAGGATGACGTTAGTATTAGCAAAACTTTTTACTTTTGATACACAAAAAAAGTATTATGTATAATTTTGTGTGTATACTTTGACTAAATAAATAATATTCACATTATTTTTATAGTGTTTGAACCTTTTATTTCGGTCAATTAAAGAgataaaattttttgataaaGAACTGGCCTTTACTGCTTACATCTTTGGAAACAATTTGGATCTAGAGTAAGTAGTATTAGTTTATTAATCACTTTAATTGCTAATCTGTcacgtaattatttttttatccttttctaaTACCATAGTATAATACtctaattttatgattttataaaagtGCTTGTTTCTAACGA from Arachis ipaensis cultivar K30076 chromosome B02, Araip1.1, whole genome shotgun sequence harbors:
- the LOC110268874 gene encoding uncharacterized protein LOC110268874 isoform X1, producing the protein MPLFYVINRVRKMFDHKFENEPSYYSDYSYAESMSGVEDSYSDYPPPYNGRLLECRKKLKKVRSTNNHRSLHTESFPRRGKSQPVSAKTSGISTPIEDSDANEGFESSSPTLIVRQTALKLSSLKLKRSLTRSVSPDTELLRRKFDANSKLHQATCSSALKLAHFCDGHDFPHDQGTKSNKEFSSMKMCSYAYCSAHVWYHDGDSPLCSPRSRRPLKNPNNTKTKSENQRPASRKASQRVRIAHNEDSVNDTTTDYCETETDLDVDDEHNKYILQQSVRKAFDEMLVPQETEAQVVSQDNNHLNSEGIATSNKVVEDKSGENNINSSISNEETAKEKETCVELGNSISTTKEERKSQKGWSNLKKLILFKRFVKALEEAREFNRRRYRDTPLACDGGVKAERVDLERHITEEEKNAEEWMLDYALQKVIAQPPSTPAKRKKRVALLVEAFETVVPLGRQEVVHRRRSSLSNRARSAK
- the LOC110268874 gene encoding uncharacterized protein LOC110268874 isoform X2, with product MFDHKFENEPSYYSDYSYAESMSGVEDSYSDYPPPYNGRLLECRKKLKKVRSTNNHRSLHTESFPRRGKSQPVSAKTSGISTPIEDSDANEGFESSSPTLIVRQTALKLSSLKLKRSLTRSVSPDTELLRRKFDANSKLHQATCSSALKLAHFCDGHDFPHDQGTKSNKEFSSMKMCSYAYCSAHVWYHDGDSPLCSPRSRRPLKNPNNTKTKSENQRPASRKASQRVRIAHNEDSVNDTTTDYCETETDLDVDDEHNKYILQQSVRKAFDEMLVPQETEAQVVSQDNNHLNSEGIATSNKVVEDKSGENNINSSISNEETAKEKETCVELGNSISTTKEERKSQKGWSNLKKLILFKRFVKALEEAREFNRRRYRDTPLACDGGVKAERVDLERHITEEEKNAEEWMLDYALQKVIAQPPSTPAKRKKRVALLVEAFETVVPLGRQEVVHRRRSSLSNRARSAK